In Pseudoxanthomonas sp. SE1, the genomic stretch AGGAGTTTTCCGAAACTGTTGCTGCTCAAGCGTCGCTCCGCTGTGGAACTACCCGTGCCGGGGCGTGAAGCATCGCATGCCGGCCACCCTATTGTGCAGCGCGCCAACGCCGGCCGCGACGGTTGCAGGCGCAACCGCTGCGGACGTTCGCACGAGGCGCGCGGCCTTATTTTCGCGCGGCGGCGAGTTCGGTGATGCGGGCGTTGTGGCGGATCAGCTCGGCGCACTCGACGGCGAAGATGCCCATCTGCCCCACCTTGAACTCGATCCAGGCGAACTCGACGTCCGGCAGCAGCTTGACCAGCGCGCGCTCGGACTCGCCCACCTCGCAGATCAGCAGGCCGTCCTGGCTCAGGTGCAGCGGCGCGTCGCGCAGGATCTTCAGCACCAGATCCAGACCATCGTCGCCAGCGCGCAGGCCGAGTTCCGGCTCGTAGGAATACTCCCTCGGCAGCGCATCGGTCTCGTCGTTGGTGACGTAGGGCGGATTGGTGACGATCAGGTCGTAATGCTTGCCGGTAAGGCCGGCGAACAGGTCCGACTTGAGGAATTGCACGTTGTCGGCCAGCAGGCGTGCCTTGTTCTCGGCCGACAGCGCCAGCGCGTCGTCGCTGATGTCGACGCCGTCGACCTGCCAGTCCGGGTTGTAGTGGCCCATCGCGATGGCGATGCAGCCGGAGCCGGTGCACAGGTCGAGTGCATGGTTCACTTCACGCCCTCCCAACCAGGGCTCGAAACCGGCTTCGATCAGTTCGGCGATCGGCGAACGCGGCACCAGCGCGCGCGCATCGCTCTTGAAGCTGAGCCCAGCGAACCAGGCCTCGCCGGTCAGGTAGGCGACCGGGATGTGCTCGTTGACGCGACGCTCGACCAGCGCCAGCACCTCTGCCTTTTCCGCGCTGGTGACGCGCGCCTGTCCGTACGCCGGGCCCAGGTCCGGCGGCAGGTGCAGCGTGTGCAGCACCAGATGGGAGGCCTCGTCCAGCGCGTTGTCGTAGCTGTGGCCGAAGGTCAGGCCGGCGGCGTTGAAACGGCTGGCGCCGTAGCGGATCAGATCGATGATGGTGTGCAGTTCGGCGGCGACGTCGGCGGTCATGGCAAGGCTTGTGAAGACGCCGGAACGGCGAAGGCCGCCGATTATAGGGGCTGCCCCGGTATCATGGTCGCCTTCACGCCGCGCCCATGCGGCCCCAGCCCACCGGCTGCGCCCTCCTCCTCGTGGGAACCCCACCGCATGTTCAACAAGAAGATCGGCCTCATCCTCATCCTGGCGCTCGCCGCCGGCCTGGGCCTGCTGGCCGCACAGACGTTCTTCGGCCCGGTCACGCCCGCCACCCAATGGCCGGCCACGCAGACGGTGACCCTGTTCCCGCAGGCGCGTCCGCTGCCGCCCTTCTCGCTGCGCCAGTCGGACGGCACCCAACTGGCCGACGGCGAGCTGAAGGGTCATTGGACGCTGGTCTTCCTGGGCTTCACCTTCTGCCCGGACGTTTGCCCGACCACGCTGGCCGAACTGGCCCAGGCGCAGGCGCAGTGGAAGGACCTGCCCGACTCCACCCGCCCGCGCGTGCTGTTCGTCTCGGTCGACCCGGAACGCGACACGCCCACCCGCATCGGCGAGTACGCCCACGCCTTCCATCCCGACACGATGGCCGCCACGGCCGATGTCCCGACGCTGGAGAACTTCGCCAAGTCGCTCGGCTTCGTCTTCATGAAAGTGCCCGGTGACGGCTTCGAGCAGAACCCGAACGACTACAGCATGGACCACTCCTCGGCGATCGGCGTGCTGGACCCGCAGGGCCGCCTGGCCGGCCTGATCCGACCGCCGTTCCAGCCGAAGGCGATCGCAGCGGACATGCGCGCGCTGACCGAGGCGTCGACGAAATGAGCCTGCTGACCTCGCTGACGTACGTCCTGCCGCACCGGTTCCTGTCGTCGCTGGCACGCCGGTTGGCGTATTCCACCTCGCCCGGCACCAGCCGCTGGCTGATCGACACGGTGACGAGGAAGTTCAATGTCGACCTCGGCGAGGCGGCCGAACCCGACCCGCGCGCCTACCCCAGCTTCAATGCCTTCTTCACCCGCGCGCTGAAGCCGGGCGCACGCGTCGCCGATTCCGATCCGCGCGCGCTGCTGATGCCGGCCGACGGCCACATCAGCCAGTGTGGCCCCATCGAGCACGGGCGCATCTTCCAGGCCAAGGGCCAGTCGTTCACCGCGGCCGAACTGCTCGGCGATGCCGCGGCAGCGGAGCCGTTCCGCAACGGCTTGTTCGCCACGGTCTACCTGTCGCCGCGCGACTACCACCGCGTGCATATGCCGTGGACCGGCACGCTCCGCGAGACCGTGCACGTGCCCGGCCGTCTCTTCAGTGTCGGCACGGATGCGGTGGCCAACGTGCCGCGCCTGTTCGCGCGCAATGAACGGCTGGTCTGCCATTTCGACACCGATTTCGGCCCGATGGTGTCGGTGATGGTGGGCGCGTTGCTTGTTTCGGGTGTGGAAACGGTGTGGAGCGGCGAAGAGATTCCTGCCTACGGCACCGCGGTCACGCGCAAGGATTACCGGGGCAAGGGCATCACGCTGGAGCGGTTCGCGGAGATGGCGAGATTCAACTACGGCTCGACGGTGATCGTGCTGTTGCCGCCGGGTGTGGCGGAACTGGCGCCGAATCTGAAAGCCGAATCACCGGTGCGATTAGGTCAGGCTCTCGCCCGACTGCGGTAACAGATAGCGTGCGCCATGCGCACGACCGCACGATGCATCACACGTGCACAAGCTCTCCAGGCATCCCATGGTCGTGCGCGCAGCGCACGCTACGTGGACCGCCCTCCTGAACCGTAGCGTGCGCCATGCGCACGACTGCACGATGCATCTCTTCGACGCGCTGAGGCGCACAGACGCCATACTCGCCATCCGGCGGGCATTGTTAATGGCGCCGACGAAAAATGAATCGCATCATGGCCGCCTGTTCTCTCCAAAAGGCGGCCAAGGATGGCGAGTTTTCGACGCGTATTCACGCCAGGCGCGACCTGGTTCTTTACCGTCGTCGCCGCAGGACGGCGCCCCCTGCTGACAGACCCGCGCGTGATCTCGGCCTTCGGCACGGCAATGCGCGAAGTTCAGCAAACGCTGCCATTCTCGATGCCGGCCTGGGTCATTCTGCCGGACCACCTTCATGTGATCTGGACACTTCCAGAGGGCGATACGGACTATCCACGACGCTGGTCGATCATCAAGCGCAGGACATCCCAACTGGCTGAACTGCCGCCGATGGCGCGCTCCTGTTCGATGGTCGCGCGTCGCGAAAGCGGGCTATGGCAACGACGCTATTGGGAACATCTCATACGCGACACCGATGACCTGCATCGGCATGTCGACTACATCCACTTCAATCCCGTCCGGCACGGCCACGCGGATGCTCCCGCAGCGTGGCCCTATTCCAGTTTCTCCCGACATGTCCATGCGGGCGCCTATGACGGCAATTGGCGTGCAACCCGCGACATCGATACCTTAGACGCCGGCGAACCGTAGCGTGCGCTATGCGCACGACCTCAATCCTGCCGGCATCGCGATGTCGTGCGCATAGCGCACGCTACTTCCCGCAGCTCTCCAACTTCAACTCCTGGCCCGGGCGCACCGCGTACGCTGGCGCCTTCAATTTGTTCGCCCGCGCAAGCTTCTTGAGGTCGCACTGGAAGCGCTGCGAAATACGGCCCAGCGTATCGCCCTTGGCAACGCGGTACTCGCGCGTCTGCTCTTTCTTGGGTTCCGCCGCCTGGGGTTCTCCGGTGGCGACCGTGGTCGGTACGCCCGCCACCGGCGTCACGTCGCCGACCGCGACACTGCCCGTTGGCAGCGCGCGCCGGATCGCGGCGGCAGGATCGGCATTGACCAGCGTGCGGGCCAGTTCGGCACGGGGACCGCTGACGCAATGGCGGTTGTAGAGGCCCACGATGCGCGCATTGGCTTTCAGCGTGGTGCCGGCCGGGATCCAGCTTTCCGCCTGGTAACGAGGATTGAGGTTGCGCAGCGTGCGCATGTAACCCTCGCGCGTACCGCCATTGCCCAGGCAGATGGTCAACTCGTAGATGGATGCATCACGAGCGAGTTTCAGCGGGGCCGCCTGCGCACTGACCTTCGGGAACTCGAGCCCGTACTGGCGGGGGTGCAGGAACAGCCACGCCGCCGCGATCACCATCGGCACGTAGTCCCGCGTCTCGCCCGGGAATTGCCGGTAGACCACGTCATCCCAGAAGCCGAGGCCGGGGTTTTCGCGATAGACGCGCGCCGCGCGCCCTTCGCCACCGTTGTAGGCGGCCAACGCCAGTTCGATGTTGTTGTTCAGTCCTCGCATACGCTCGTTCATGTAGGCCGCGCTGGCCTGCCCGGAGGCATACGGGTCATAACGCGTATCGAAGCCGCTGGCATCGCGGCCCAACCCGAAGCGGGCGCCGGTGTGGAACATGAACTGCATCGGCCCGGCCGCACCCGCGCGCGAGGTGGAATGCACGCGCCCGTTGGATTCCTTGGCCATGATGCCGAACAGCAATGCTTCCGGCAGGCCGCTTCGCTCCCAAGCGGGGTACAGGTCCGAGCGCATGTTCTGGTAATTCTCGAAGCTGTCGATCAACGCCGGGCGCATGTCGGTCAGCCAGCGGCGGATGCCGGCCTGGACCGCCGGGTTGTACTCCACCATGCGATCGAATGCATGCCGCTGGTCGTTGAGCAACGCCGCGGTGCGCGCCGTCTCCGGCACCGGGGCGCCCGCTGCGATGGCGTGGTCGGTGCCGTCGTCCAGCGCATCGATCGCGTCGCCCTCGCCCGCATCATCTTCACCCTGCGCATCGGCGTTGCCCTTGAGCAGCCGCTTGTACGTTGCCAGCAAGGTGGGCACCTGGCAGCCGCGCTGCTTGATGCAGGCGTCCAGCACGTCCTCCATGTCCTCCAGCGCCGCGTCGCTCTCAGTTGCGCCGCGCGGATCGCTGTTGGCCACCAGCACCAGGCCATCGCGGTAGCGCTTCTCGGCGGCGGCCATGCGCTGTTCGAGCGCCTCAGCAGCAGCGCGGTCACGCGCGGACACCCGTTGGGCCAGTGAAACAGGCGAGACCAGCAGCAGGGAAAGGACGGCCGCAACGGGCCAGTGGCGCAGACAGGCAGGAACCGCAAACGACATCAGGTGAGCATCCAGAGTGTGAGTCGGGAGGGTAGCCCCCGCCGTGCACCCCGGGCAAGGTCGCGCGTCATGGAACGTTTCCCCGGATGCAGCATCCAGCCGCTAGAATCCGGGCATCATCACGCGAGGTTGAACATGGATCCCATCCTGCTGGGCAAGGGCGTCACGGACGACATTCCGGTCACGCTGCAACCGAAGTTCGGCAATCGCCACGGCCTGGTGGCCGGCGCCACCGGCACCGGAAAGACGGTCACCCTGATGACGCTGGCCGAAGGCTTCTCGCGGATGGGCGTGCCGGTGTTCATGGCCGACGTGAAGGGCGACGTGGCCGGCCTGGCCGCCGCAGGCGATGGCAGCGAACGCGTCATGCAGCGCGCGAAGGACATCGGCATCACCGACTACGCGCCGGGCACCAATCCGGTGATCTTCTGGGACCTGTACGGCAAGCTGGGCCACCCCGTCCGCACCACGGTCAGCGAGATGGGCCCCACCCTGCTCTCCCGCATCCTCGAACTCAACGACACGCAGAGCGGCGTGCTGGACATCGTGTTCAAGCTGGCCGACGACCGCGGCCTGTTGCTGCTCGACCTGGAAGACCTGCGCGCGCTGCTCGGCCTGGTCGCCGCCGAGCGCAAGGACATTTCCACCAGCTATGGCCTGGTCAGCACGCAGTCGGTCGGCGCCATCCAGCGCGCGCTGCTGCGGCTTGAGCAGGAAGGCGGCGAGATGTTCTTCGGTGAACCCGCGCTGGAACTGGCCGACCTGATGCGCACGAACACCGACGGCCGCGGCGTGATCGGCATCCTGGCCGCGGACCAGCTGATCCTGAAGCCGCGCCTGTATTCCAGCTTCCTGCTGTGGCTGCTGTCGGAGCTGTTCGAGACGCTGCCGGAAGTCGGCGACCTGGACAAGCCCAAGCTGGTGTTCGTCTTCGACGAAGCGCATCTGCTGTTCGACGATGCGCCGGCCGCCCTGCAGCAACGCATCGAACAGGTCGTGCGCCTGATCCGCTCGAAGGGTGTAGGCGTGTATTTCTGTTCGCAGTTCCCCGACGACGTGCCCGACAACATCCTCGGCCAGCTGGGCAATCGCGTGCAGCATGCATTGCGCGCCTTCACCCCGCGCGACCAGAAGGCGGTGAAAACCGCCGCCGAAACGTTCGTGCCGAACCCGAAGCTGGACGTGGCCCAGGCCATCTCCAAACTGGGCACGGGCGAAGCGCTGGTTTCGACGCTGCAGGAGAAGGGCATCCCCTCGCCCGTGCAGCAGACGATGGTGTCGCCGCCGCGCTGCCGCATGGGTGCGATCAGCGAGGCCGAGCGGCAGCAGGTGCGCAACGGCAGTCCCGTGGGCGGGAAGTACGACACCGCCATCGACCGCGAATCCGCCGCCGAAATGCTGGCCAAGCGTGCGGAGTCGACGATGGAGGCCGCGAATGCGCCTGCCGCGAAGACAGAGAAGGACGATCCGGATGCCGGCGGCTTCGGCCAGACGGTGAAGGACGCGGTGTTCGGCACCAAGCGTCGCCAGGGCATGATCGAGACGATGGCCAAGCAGACCACGCGCACCATCGGCACCAAGCTGGGCAACCAGATCGTGCGCGGCATCCTGGGCAGCATCTTCGGCGGTCGACGCTGATCGCATGCGCATGAAACGGCTTTTCGTCGTGCCGGGCGTCGCCGTGTCGCTGGCGGCTTCGGCCGCCAGCCCGACACCGGCGGCCTTCGCCGGTCCGTTCTTCGGCAGCCTGCCGTCCACCGGCTGCGTGATGCAGAACGTGTTGCTGGACCTGCGCGCCGACGGACGCTACACCCTGCAGGCGCACTGCCAGGACGACCTGCACGCCGCACCGGCACGTGCCGGCCGCTGGTCGGTGACGTGGAATGGCACCTGCGTGCAGCTCACGCCGGACGATGACCAGCCGACGCAGGAATTCGCCATCCATGACGACGACCTGCTGGTGCTGACCTTGGGCAGTTGCATCGAACCGGTCGAAGACCCGCGCGGGCGCACGCTGCGGCGCGCGGACACCGCCGGGGATCGCTGAGGTGTCGCGCTGGCGCCCGCCGGGCGAGAAAAGCACCGCCCTGATCACCCGCGAGGGCCATGACCGCCTGAAGGCGGAACTGGACGATCTGTGGCGCGCGCGTCGTCCGGAGGTGGTCAAAGCCCTGGCCACCGCCGCGGCCGAAGGCGACCGCTCGGAAAACGCCGAGTACACCTACCGCAAGAAGCAGCTGGGCGAAATCGACCGTCGCGTGCGCTACCTGAGCAAGCGGCTGGAAGCGCTGCGGGTGGTCGACACCGCGCCCAGCGATCCGGAGGCGGTGTTCTTCGGCGCGACGGTGGAACTGGAGAACCTCGCCAGCGGCGAGAGCTCGCGCTATCGCATCGTCGGTCCCGACGAAACCGACCCCGTGCGCGGCTGGATCAGCATCGATTCGCCGCTGGCGCGTGCGCTTCTGAAGAAACGCATCGACGATGAATTCTCGGTCGAATTGCCCGGCGGCATCACCCGCTTCGTGCTGGTGGATGTCAGCTACGCGGGCTGATGCTCACCAGGGCCGCGGATACACGCGACGCTCCCGCAGCGGCCTGAAGTAGTCCGCCTGCGCGTAGAACGCCTCGCACTGTTCCGCGTGCCACCCGGGGATGCCTGCCAGGGGCAACGGACGAAGCTCTGACGGCGCGGCGAGGGTCGCACCCGCCGCCATCGATTCGGCCACGTGCGCGACACCGTCGGCCAGATCACCGGGCACCACCAGGCACTTGCCGACCAGCAGGCGTCCCGGCACCAACGCCTGCTCCATCAACGCGTGACCGACCACCGCCACCACCGCGATGCCACCGTCGCGCCAGCGCCCGGCATTCGCATGGAACAGGGCCTGCCAGTCGTGCCGGTCCCACAGGTCGAGCAGGCTGGTGTCGCGCAGCTGCACGATGACACCGCTTTCATCGAACTGGGTGAGGGCCTGCTGCGCAGGACCGCGCTCTCGCGTGCCCCATCGCGCGACTTCGCGGCACTGCTGCCGGTTGAGCGCTTGTTTGAGGATCGGATGACGCATCCAGACCATCGCGTTGAACAGGTCATGCCAGTTCTCCGCCCGCGTGGCGATGCGCCCCTGCGCGATGCGTGCCTCGTAGTGCAACCCGTCGGCGAGCAAGGCCGCGTCCTGCATCACGAAGCGAGGCCCCGAGAGCGGCATCCGCGCATTGAGGTCCTCGATATCGGGCCATCGTGCGGCCGTCACCAGGTCCAGATATTCGCCAAAGCCCTCGAACAAGGGATGCCGGAAACGCGCGGCATCCACCTGTTCACGCAAGGGGGCGACGAAACGACGCCGGCCAGTGCCCGCGTGTGCTCCTGTCGTGGGCGCGGTCACAGCACCTTGAGATCGAGCGGCGTGCCCGCCGTTCCGGCGATGGCATCACCGATCAGGTCGTGCTCGTCGCTTTCGGTGATCTCCACGTCGACGAACTGGCCGACGCGCAAACCCAGCTCGCCGCCATTCTGGATGTGCACCAGGCCGTCGATCTCCGGCGCATCGGCCTTCGAGCGCGCCACGGCGATGTCGTCCTCGATCAGGTCCACCAGGCACTGCTGCACGGTGCCGATCTTGGCCTCCAGACGCGCGGCGGAGATCTCCGCCTGCTTCTCCATGAAGCGCGCCAGGCGCTCCTGCTTGACCTCTTCCGGCACCGGATCCGGCAGCAGGTTCGCGGCGGCGCCTTCGACCGGCGAATAGGCGAATGCACCGACGCGATCCAATTGCGCTTCGTCGAGGAACTGCAACAGCTCCTCGAACTCCTGGTCCGTCTCACCCGGGAAGCCAACGATGAAGGTCGAGCGCAGGGTGATGTCGGGGCAGATGGAACGCCAGCGCTTCACCCGCTCCAGCGTCTTGTCGACGGCGCCGGGGCGCTTCATCAGCTTGAGGATGCGCGGGCTGGCATGCTGGAACGGGATGTCCAGGTACGGCAGCACTTTGTTCTCGGCCATCAGCGGAACCACGTCGTCGACGTGCGGATACGGGTACACGTAGTGCAGGCGTACCCAGGCATCGAGTTCGCCCAGCCCTTCGCACAGTGCCTTCATCCGCGTCTGGTACGCCTTGCCGCGCCATTCGCGCTCGGCGTACTTCACGTCCACGCCGTAGGCGGAGGTGTCCTGCGAGACCACCAGCAATTCCTTCACCCCTCCGCGCACCAGGCGCTCGGCCTCGCGCAGCACGTCATCGACCGGGCGCGACACCAGATCGCCACGCATCGACGGGATGATGCAGAAGCTGCACCGGTGGTTGCAGCCTTCGGAGATCTTCAGATAGGCGTAATGCCGCGGCGTCAGCTTGATGCCGTAGTCCGGCACCAGGTCGACGAAGGGGTCGTGCTTCGGCGGCAGCGCTTCGTGCAGCGCTTCCATCACGCTCTGGTAGTCCTGCGGACCGCTGATCGCCAGCACGTCGGGGTACTGCTCGCGGATCTGCTCCGGGCGCTTGCCCAGGCAACCGGTGACGATGACCTTGCCGTTCTGGTTCATCGCCTCGCCGATGGCGTCCAGCGATTCGGCCACCGCGGAATCGATGAAGCCGCAGGTGTTCACCACCACCACGTCCGCCGCGTCGTAGGTCGGCACGATGTCGTATCCCTCCACGCGGAGCTGGGTGAGGATGCGTTCGGAGTCGACCAGGGCCTTCGGGCAGCCGAGGCTGACGAAGCCCACCTTGGGGTTCTGCAGGGACATGGGAGTACGGCGGCGGCGTGTACGGGGCGCGGATTATAGCCCCCGGGCATCGGTAGGCCGGGCCGGACCGTTCAGGCGGTGCTCCCTGCACACCGCTCTACCGGGCGGCGCCTACACTGTCCTGCCCTCACGAACGGACCCCGCGCATGGGCCAGTGGCTGCCTTTCGAATCCCCGCACGGCCGCATCCACGCCTGGCGGGCCGATCCCGAGGGCCCACCGCGCGGTGCACTGGTCGTGGTGCAGGAGATCTTCGGCGTCAATCCGCATATCCGCACCGTGGCCGAAGGATTTGCGCGCGAGGGCTATGTCGCGCTGGCACCAGCCTACTTCGACCCGGTCGAGCTCGGCGTGGAACTGGACTACGACGCCGATGGCATCGCGCGCGGCAAGGCCCTGATCACTGCATTGGGCCTGGAACGCGCGTCGGACATCACCCGCGCCGCGGCTGATGCGCTGGCGGGCCACGGCAGGGTCGGCACCGTGGGCTATTGCTGGGGCGGCACCGTCGCGCTGCTCGCCGCGCTGCGGCTGGGCCTGCCGTCGGTCAGCTACTACGGCGCGCGCAACCTGCCGTTCCTGGATGAGACGCCGCAGGCGGCGGTGATGTTCCACTTCGGCGAACAGGATGCCTCCATCCCGCCGGACATGGTGCAGGCGCATCGCGACGCGCTACCGCAGATGGCGGTTCACACCTATCCCGCCGGACACGGGTTCAACTGCGACCTGCGGGCCGACTATGATCCCGCCAGTGCACAGATCGCGCGCCAGCGCACGCTCGATTTCTTCAGGACCCATCTTTCATGAGCGACTTCGTCCTCGACCCGCGATTGGCCGCCGACAGTGTTTTCATCGCCGACGGCCCGCTGTCGCAGGTGCGGCTGATGGACGACACCCGCTTCCCCTGGCTGGTGCTGGTGCCGCGCGTCGCCGACGTCACCGAATGGCTGGAGCTGGACGGCGGCCAACAGCGCCTGCTGCTGGCGGAAATCAACCAGGCGGGCAACCTGATCCGCGCGCAGGACGGCGTGCAGAAACTCAACATCGGCGCGCTCGGCAACATCGTGCGGCAACTGCATGTCCATCTGGTCGGACGGCATGACGGTGATGCGGCATGGCCAGGACCGGTGTGGGGCAGCGGCGCGATGGTCCGGCACACCCCCGGCGCGTTGGCTGATGAAGTCGCGCGCTGGCAGCACCGGCTGCGATGAGCGGCCCCCAGATCGAACGGCTGGGCGATGATGCGCTGCTGCTGCGCTTCGGCGATGGCATCGACGACGCCACCAATCAGCGTGTGCACGCCCTGGCCCGTCACCTGCGTTCCCTATCACCCGCATGGTTGCGCGACCTGGTGCCGGCCTATGCCAGCCTCGGCGTGTTTTTCGACAGCACCTGCATGCCGGGCGACGATCCCCATGCCGTGATCGCGGAAGCCGTGACCGCCAGGGTGGACCCGCCGGCGCCCCTCGGGAACGCGACACCCACACTCCACGACATCCCGGTGTGCTACGGCGCTGGCTTCGGCGAGGACCTCGCGACGGCCGCGCGTGAACTGGGGCTGGAGGAAACCGAGCTGATCGCACGCCACAGCGCGCCGCGCTATCGCGTCGCGATGCTCGGCTTCGCGCCGGGATTCCCGTACCTGCTGGGGCTGGATCCGGCGCTCGCGCTGCCGCGGCTGGCGACACCGCGCGCACGGGTGCCGGCCGGTTCCGTGGCCGTGGGCGGCGCGCAGACCGGCATCTATCCGCATGCGGGGCCCGGCGGCTGGCGCCTGTTCGGGCGCACGCCGCTGACCTTGTTCGATGCACGGCGCGAGGCGCCCTCGCTGCTGCTGCCCGGTGATGAAGTCCGTTTCGTACCGATCGATGCACACGCCTTCGCCGCACTGGCGGGCGAGCCATGAGCCGCTGGGAAGTGTTGTCGCCGGGCGTACAGACCACCGTGCAGGACCAGGGGCGCACCGGCTGGCGTCACCTGGGCGTGGCACGCGCTGGCGCACTGGACCCGTCCGCGCTCGCATTGGCCAATCGGCTGGTCGGCAACGCGGAATCCTGCGCGGGGCTGGAAATCGTGCTGCGGGGGCCACGCCTTCGCCTGCCCCGGCCTGCCGACATCGCGCTGGTCGGTGCACACGTGCGTGCCTCGTGGAACGACGTGCCGTTGCCGATGGGCCGCCCGATCCGAGTCCCCGCCGGGGAACTGACGCTCGGCGCGGTACGCGACGGCGCGCGCGCCTGGCTGGCAATGACCGGCGGCATGGATGTCGCGCCGACACTGGGCAGCCGCAGCACCGACCTGCGTGGGGGCTTCGGCGGTCATGAAGGGCGTGCCTTGCGTGCTGGCGACCTGTTGCCTGCCGGCAGCACACATGATGCCGCCTCGCAGCCGCGGTTTCCCGCCTGGTGGATAGATCCCGACGATCCGTGGACCGTGGATCGGCACGTGCTTCGCTATGTCCCGTTGCATCACGCTGCAGCGTCGGCGCTCGGCACGCAGCGCTGGCGTGTCCATCCGAACAGCAACCGGCAGGGCCTTCGACTGGACGGGGCACCGCTCGAAGCGCAGGACGGCAGTGGCGTCTCCGAGCCGGTGGCGGTGGGCACGCTGCAACTTCCTCCCGACGGGCAACCGATCCTGTTGCTCGCCGATGCACAGACGGTGGGCGGTTACCCACGGCTGGGCCATGTGATCGCCTGCGACCTGGGCCGGGCGGCACAGCTGCGACCCGGCGAATCGGTCCACTTCGAGCCCATCGAACTGCGGCAAGCCCGCGCACTCGCGCTCGGGTACCAGCACCGGCTGGCGCGATTGCGGCTGGCCATCGCGCAACGCCTGTAAGGCTGGGGTACGCTCATCGCATGCACGCAACGCGCGACATCGATTTCAATTGCGACCTGGGCGAGGACTGCGGGGATGACGCCGCGCTCCTGCCCTTCATCAGTTCGGCCAGCATCGCCTGCGGCTTCCATGCCGGGTCGCCGGACACCATGCAACGGACGGTGGCGCTGTGCCTGGCAGGCGGCGTGGCGATCGGCGCGCACCCTTCGCACGCGGATCGCGACAACTTCGGCCGCATTCCGCACGCGATCGAACCCGCCGCCGCGTACGCGCTCACCCTGTACCAGATCGCGGCACTGGATGGTTTCGTGCGTGCCGCCGGCGGGCGCCTGCATCACGTCAAGCCGCATGGCGCGCTGTACAACCAGGCTGCGCACGATGCGGCACTCGCAGGCGCCATCGCGCAGGCCGTGCATGACCATGACCCGGGACTGGTGCTGTACGGACTTTCCGGCAGCAGGCTCACCGCCGCCGGTGAAGGACTGGGATTGAAGGTGGCGCATGAAGCCTTCGCCGAGCGTCGCTACGAATCCGATGGCAGCCTGACGCCGCGCACGCATGCGGAT encodes the following:
- the prmB gene encoding 50S ribosomal protein L3 N(5)-glutamine methyltransferase, with protein sequence MTADVAAELHTIIDLIRYGASRFNAAGLTFGHSYDNALDEASHLVLHTLHLPPDLGPAYGQARVTSAEKAEVLALVERRVNEHIPVAYLTGEAWFAGLSFKSDARALVPRSPIAELIEAGFEPWLGGREVNHALDLCTGSGCIAIAMGHYNPDWQVDGVDISDDALALSAENKARLLADNVQFLKSDLFAGLTGKHYDLIVTNPPYVTNDETDALPREYSYEPELGLRAGDDGLDLVLKILRDAPLHLSQDGLLICEVGESERALVKLLPDVEFAWIEFKVGQMGIFAVECAELIRHNARITELAAARK
- a CDS encoding SCO family protein, producing the protein MFNKKIGLILILALAAGLGLLAAQTFFGPVTPATQWPATQTVTLFPQARPLPPFSLRQSDGTQLADGELKGHWTLVFLGFTFCPDVCPTTLAELAQAQAQWKDLPDSTRPRVLFVSVDPERDTPTRIGEYAHAFHPDTMAATADVPTLENFAKSLGFVFMKVPGDGFEQNPNDYSMDHSSAIGVLDPQGRLAGLIRPPFQPKAIAADMRALTEASTK
- the asd gene encoding archaetidylserine decarboxylase (Phosphatidylserine decarboxylase is synthesized as a single chain precursor. Generation of the pyruvoyl active site from a Ser is coupled to cleavage of a Gly-Ser bond between the larger (beta) and smaller (alpha chains). It is an integral membrane protein.): MSLLTSLTYVLPHRFLSSLARRLAYSTSPGTSRWLIDTVTRKFNVDLGEAAEPDPRAYPSFNAFFTRALKPGARVADSDPRALLMPADGHISQCGPIEHGRIFQAKGQSFTAAELLGDAAAAEPFRNGLFATVYLSPRDYHRVHMPWTGTLRETVHVPGRLFSVGTDAVANVPRLFARNERLVCHFDTDFGPMVSVMVGALLVSGVETVWSGEEIPAYGTAVTRKDYRGKGITLERFAEMARFNYGSTVIVLLPPGVAELAPNLKAESPVRLGQALARLR
- a CDS encoding transposase, whose amino-acid sequence is MISAFGTAMREVQQTLPFSMPAWVILPDHLHVIWTLPEGDTDYPRRWSIIKRRTSQLAELPPMARSCSMVARRESGLWQRRYWEHLIRDTDDLHRHVDYIHFNPVRHGHADAPAAWPYSSFSRHVHAGAYDGNWRATRDIDTLDAGEP
- a CDS encoding transglycosylase SLT domain-containing protein, which gives rise to MSFAVPACLRHWPVAAVLSLLLVSPVSLAQRVSARDRAAAEALEQRMAAAEKRYRDGLVLVANSDPRGATESDAALEDMEDVLDACIKQRGCQVPTLLATYKRLLKGNADAQGEDDAGEGDAIDALDDGTDHAIAAGAPVPETARTAALLNDQRHAFDRMVEYNPAVQAGIRRWLTDMRPALIDSFENYQNMRSDLYPAWERSGLPEALLFGIMAKESNGRVHSTSRAGAAGPMQFMFHTGARFGLGRDASGFDTRYDPYASGQASAAYMNERMRGLNNNIELALAAYNGGEGRAARVYRENPGLGFWDDVVYRQFPGETRDYVPMVIAAAWLFLHPRQYGLEFPKVSAQAAPLKLARDASIYELTICLGNGGTREGYMRTLRNLNPRYQAESWIPAGTTLKANARIVGLYNRHCVSGPRAELARTLVNADPAAAIRRALPTGSVAVGDVTPVAGVPTTVATGEPQAAEPKKEQTREYRVAKGDTLGRISQRFQCDLKKLARANKLKAPAYAVRPGQELKLESCGK
- a CDS encoding helicase HerA-like domain-containing protein, which translates into the protein MDPILLGKGVTDDIPVTLQPKFGNRHGLVAGATGTGKTVTLMTLAEGFSRMGVPVFMADVKGDVAGLAAAGDGSERVMQRAKDIGITDYAPGTNPVIFWDLYGKLGHPVRTTVSEMGPTLLSRILELNDTQSGVLDIVFKLADDRGLLLLDLEDLRALLGLVAAERKDISTSYGLVSTQSVGAIQRALLRLEQEGGEMFFGEPALELADLMRTNTDGRGVIGILAADQLILKPRLYSSFLLWLLSELFETLPEVGDLDKPKLVFVFDEAHLLFDDAPAALQQRIEQVVRLIRSKGVGVYFCSQFPDDVPDNILGQLGNRVQHALRAFTPRDQKAVKTAAETFVPNPKLDVAQAISKLGTGEALVSTLQEKGIPSPVQQTMVSPPRCRMGAISEAERQQVRNGSPVGGKYDTAIDRESAAEMLAKRAESTMEAANAPAAKTEKDDPDAGGFGQTVKDAVFGTKRRQGMIETMAKQTTRTIGTKLGNQIVRGILGSIFGGRR